The following is a genomic window from Elgaria multicarinata webbii isolate HBS135686 ecotype San Diego chromosome 9, rElgMul1.1.pri, whole genome shotgun sequence.
AATGCATAACAGATGAATAGGCAAAGAGCCACACCCTTCCCTCACCTCCTTCCCAACCAACAAAATCCATCAAACCAGCTTCAAAGTGGAAGTCTAATAGTAAGCAATTGTCTACATAAAGGTCTTAATGAGTTGCAACTGCTCTTCACTGGGATATAATACGATGCCATACGTGGCCCCTCATGAAGATAGCTCCACAGGGTCTCCCCCTATCTTGTTCTTATAATGACCTACTTCTCAGTTAGGTACCAGTGGTAGACAACTAGCATGTTAGGGAGAAGATTAGGCTGGAGTCCCTTCccctggcatgctagttttctatgaaCAAAGATTGATTTTCTATTTTTGGAGGGAGGAGCATTTAGTCATGTGAGTTTTCAGTTGCAAGTCTGAAGTGCTATAGCACAGATACAGGTTCACCACATCAGTGAGAACTTGGCTAGTGTGAATTAAACTTCATGGCATAGCAGTTATGTGACTGCATTACATCACACTGATTCCCAATAACAATCCTGATGTGAAACATTTCAGGATTATGTCATATACAGCTTTGggtttttatatgcattttattatattaaagaAGACTGAACACTGTTCTGATGGCATGGCAGGAATCCATGTGCCAAAAGCTGTGCTCCTACTACCTTGAaagtaattttttatttttaaccacgTACATTCATGACGGAAGCAATAATCACTTTGTTACTGGGTATGTCTGTAGTGTTTAAATTAAACCACTGTTTATGGCAGGCCTGTTCCAGAAAGTGTGAGAATCAGGCTTTTGTGAGTATTATGGGATGTTAAGAATAAATCAATCCATATTAAATGAtatgaagggagagaaagagaaatgtaaaACTAAATTACAAAATATTGATTTCATACAACTTAAAAACATTTGTTATTTTCCCTACGGGTGAATGTATTTGTTGCAATCCTATCCTATCCTTCCTCTGAGGCGCTCAGGGTGGTACACAGTGACCTGGTCTACACATCAAAAACAACTCATGttttgttaactgtgggttgttctgaaAAAACGGGAGTGAGCTGACTCCCACCCACCTCTGCTAAGTTAAACAAGCCAGGGATGCGCCCTCCTTGGGTTGTTTATCATTACGTCTGAACACAGAATTGGAGGTTGTTGGGGGGAGGAACGATCCTGACTTGAAACTCAATAAGAAACCATGGGTTACAAGTCTGGGTTGTTCTTCTCCCAACAACCTCCAACTCCTGTTTCTGACAtcatgataaacaacccagggatggagtgTTTATGGCTTGTTTAACTCAGCTTTGTTTAAATCCTGGGTAGTTATGACATGTGAACTGGGGCATAAAGTTGTCTCCCATTCTCTTCTTGGGTAGATTATGCTAAAGACAGTGACAGGCCTAATGACAACCAGTAAGCTTTATGGATGAGCAgtaatttgaacctgggccttcccAATCTAAATCCTGTGCTCACCACTACACCGCATTGGCCTCTGTAGACAAACATTTTACCATGCCTCAATTAAAATTTGGTAGGGTTTCCAGGAGCTGACTGGCAACACTTCAACAGCCACATCTAGGCCACCAACTTCATACACTCTGCTATATAGGACAAAAAAAGAGTGTATGCAGCACGGTGAAGGCCTTGGCAAAGTGAAAAGTGGAAAAATCCACATTTTGGAATTGGCACCTTTACCTGTCTGAGAACAGGTGATCTGCAACTGTGAAACTCTTCCTGCTAAATATGGAGCTGAACTATCTATGTggtcaccttaaaaaaaaagttctagcCCTTCATCTGCCATCTGGAGAATCCAACAGCCCCTGAGAAGCAGGCTGCCTTAGTCCTACACTCCCTGATGTACAAAACCAGTGTTTCAACGATCTCCATGAGGCTAGACTACGAACTCCATCAAGACTGTTTAACACTATGTTGATGacaagggagaaaaatgcccagAAAATACATCTTTTCCCCAAGAGCCTTCTGCCCACGATTGCTCACCATCAGGCCGTTGTGGAGACGCACCACACTGCAGCCTCATAACCATGGGTGCAAAAGCCATTTTCCCTTCCACGCAGTGCTTCCGAATTGAGTCAATGATCCCTACTGGGAAATGGATGTGCAGATCACACAGGAAAACGATGCTGTGGAAATCCTGTAAGCAGAGATAACGGAGCTGTCAGCCCACTCTCCCCACAGCTCATCACATTTAAGAAGTGCCTGCATGCATGGAAGGGCCTGCAAAAACACCCATGAAACACGGGATCATAATAATCAAAGGAGCAAAGAGTATCATTAGTGCAGGCTTCCCCGCTCCCTGGGCTAAGATGACATCCCAAAATGTAAAACTTCCCTGTCAGGGTCCTGCCCAATGTTTTTATGAGAGCTTGCATGAAGCTTTTTTAATGCAGCTACTTTTATATGTAGCTTTTTTCATTGCTAAACCACTCTTATAGATGGGAAATATAACCCCAGTATTTATCCTAAATCTAATCTGTAGTTTGTCCGCTGCCCTATCCTCAGAAGACATACTTGGTCTTTCTTTCTAATATCCATCTAAATATCTGAAATGATTTACATATTGCCCCACCCTCCCACCTCCTTCCACACTAAACACAACCAGCTTCTCCAGGCTTTGCTCATATGATTTGACTTTTTTGAGGAAAAGCAAATGGCCAGAGCAATTCTAGCGTTTCTCATGGAGAACTCTGGTCACAGAGCCTCTGATGAATCCAAAATTCTGCTGGAGTGAGTCCAGCAAGGTAGAATAGATGGAGGAACACCGGTTTCagttcctctcccaccccacacTCCCGCTGCCACACACAACCTGTTATTAAAACAAGAAAgtggttttagaatgtttttaggacgttttaacaatgtatatgatgttttaatccagttttatgtattttatatttactgctgttcctcgcctcgatcaaaacggagaggcgggtaagaaatacatgtCTAATAATagcaattataataataaaaatccctcCCATTAAATCAAAGGGAGAGAATTTGCCTATggcagctccagggctggcataGATCAGCAGTGTCTGGGGGCCAGGAGAACAGTGAATCTTGTGAGTCCACAGCCCTTCCCAGCACACCCATTGACCCATCCCTGGTaggcctccctccccaccttgACTCTCTGAGATTGGAACCCTAGTGTTAAGTAAGGACTGTGGAGGTCCCTGAAGGGGCTGGAAGGGGGTATCCGAGGTCAAATCTCCCCCTTTgtaggtgggggaggaggagatctGAACCCGGAGATCTGAAAAAAATTATGGCTCCTAGGACACCTTCCCAGCATTGCAGCCCAAAGGGATCATTATTTTAGAGCCTGTTTCATCATACAGGGACCGCCTAACTTTCTGCAGCTGGGCCTCCCCAACTCACCCTCACTCACCTTCACGAGGTCGATCCCAGCTTGCAGGCCTGCAGAGCGCTCAAAATTCCCTGTCAGCCTCAAGTACTGATACCTGAAGAGAAGTCACACAGAACTGGGTTATATTTTACGGACAAAACAAACCTTCACCTACgcagagaagcagcaggagcCAGGCAACCCAGCTGAGCGCCCCTCCTGCTGCTGCGGCCACCAGAAGGAGAAGCTGAAGCTGCCCTTCCGCTGTCTCCATTGTCTCACAACTTGAGCACTTACCTTGTCTCACAACTTGAGCACAGGGTTGTAAATTAAATTGGGAACTGACTCAAGTACTCTATGAAGAAGAGGGGTGGCACGCTGTCAAGTGGGAGCATACGAAGTGCTTTAAAAGCTTTGTATAAATCTCACAACACAAGAGAAATGTGATACTGCAGGCTTAGCTCCTGTATGAAATTCTGTAATAAATGTGTTTCAAAGAGCACAACCGCTAAGCGATCAGGAGTGTCTCCCTTCTGGAACATAAATCCCCTCTTCTGAGTCTAACCATGGTTAACTCTGTAGCAATATTAACTGTTAAAGCTAACAATGGTTTCTTCTTATCCCAGCATCTGAAACCATGATTTAAAGAACCTAGGTTAAGCTGGAATCTAGTTAGCCCTAACCGCAGTTAATACTGCAGGCTCCAGCAGGGTAACAATTACATCTGAGTGGTATTAACCATGGAGCTAActagcattaagaacataagaagagccatcctggatcagaccaagggtccatctagtcaagcactctgttcgcacagtggccaaccagcagcttATACCAGGATCATGGCTTCACATCTCGACTTGGGCAAACAACTTGAGGCTGGCCAGCAATAGCAGTGGTTAAACCCAGCAGAGGAAACTTCAGGAAGAAGGAGAATGCACAACTGCATTTCTAAATGCTTAACCAGTAAGCAATGTCATGACTGTATCAGCCCCTTACATGCTCTGTATACAGGGGCCTGTGTACCTGtttgctccttcctatctttcctctctcatctcacactattgccccgctcgtgctcttcgctcctctgatgccatgtttctcgcctgcccaaggacctctacttcccttgctcggcttcgtccattttcttcggctgccccttacgcctggaacgctcttccagaacatttgagaactacaagttcaatcacagcttttaaagctcagctaaaaacttttctttttcctaaagcttttaaaacttgattttgattttgctctgacttttatactgcctgtttggtgcattctcttcccctccttattgttttattatgattttattagaatgtaagcctatgcggcagggtcttgctatttattgttttactctgtacagcaccatgtacattgatggtgctatataaataaataaataataataataataataataataataataattgtagatGCGTTTGCTGTAAGAAACATATTCTCACCTGTGCAAGCTGGACCTCTTCAGAGCCCTTTCTACATCCATGTCATCACTACTGTAGTCTGTGATGATGACATTGAAGTTGGGGTCCTTAGTAACCCTAAACAGCTCCTCCATGTCAGAAATGAACTGCAGTACCCAGCGTGCCTGGTTTTTCACTGATtgtcaggaggaggaaaggggggaaaagagaatgAGAGCAAAGCAGGTTTTAAGGAAGATCCTATGTGCAAAATAGACAAGATTCTGTTTTTGCTTCCTTTTCAAAATAGGGACACAGTCAATGTTTGATCAAGAAAAGAGATCAATAAAGAAATGATGTAACTTTGGTAGCACAGCAcatacttgatggttttaatttctgtgaaccgcccagacaactttggctattgagaggtatagaaatgcaataaatcaataaatcaatcttTCATGTATAAGGCTTGCGTTCCTTGCAAATGTAGCTCTATAGCACTACAGAACAGGGTGCAAATAAAAAGATGCAATGAAACTGTTAGCTCTAGTCCTTGACTGTACAGTGTGCCTTGCCCAAACCTATGCAGAATCTTTATGGGTTATCGGGACTATTTCAGAGGAAAATTTGCCAGGCGTCAGCTCCTAGTTCACCAGATGATGCAGTCAATGACGCTGTGTAGTTGTCCAGGGTTATCTGTGCAGGAACAGATTTCAAAGTTCTGCACGAAGGAAACCCAGGTTATCTGACAAGAAGAGCCAAGAACTGTATAAATTATCCAAATAAAGCAAGCTTACATCATTTCTTTTATTGTGCATAATTAATTCTGCTCTTTTCTTGATCAAACCTGAAAAAAATATTCTGATTTTGCTAGTTATGGGGAAGGCAAGGAGTTTATAAGAAGCTACTGACCACTGGAAGTTTCTATCAGGAGCAGCTTTGGGGCATATAGTCTAagggcacatgatgcagccaccttgctgaagctaagcaggtttaggTCTGGTCAGTGCTCAGATGGGAGACCAGTTACGAACCCTATGATGGATGAAAGGTGGAATGATTTTGCAAAAAAGCTTTGCAAATATAAGTTGCTCCACAAAGAAAAATGCCACTTGTCAAATTCTTAAGTTGCTGGATTCTTAGATAAATACCACACGGGTGACTTTTTTGTGCTCTTGTGGAATATAAACTGCATGAGACCTTCCTCTCTCTTGAAATAATATCAATTGGTAACCCGAGTCAAACCATAGATCCAAATATCATGGTGGTTTAGGTTGGTTATTTTGTCCTACTAGCATTTAGGATAGGTGACAGAGAATGCTCAATGTCTGATGCGTGAATTCTGGAAGGAGGATTGGGGCATTAGCCAGATACTGAAAAGTTACCACTAGAGTAATTAGGGTTGCCAAATATACAGTACACCTAAAGTAAGGTATTACACCAAAACACAAGAGTAAATCAGTCACATATAGATACTCTGACAATATCCGAAATGCTTAGTTCATCATGAAGTtacctttctgccaccccttctcttacCTGGCACGATGAAGTGGACAACGGCACGGTGATTCCAGTAAAAGGCTGATGGCCAGCACAGGACCGGCTCATCGGGGCTGGCCATCAGGTGACGCCGGTGGCCCCAAGCCATGTCTTTCATAATCTTCTCCTCGTCGCTACTCGCGCCGTGCCAGTTCCGTGCAAAGATGTATTCTGAGATCCGGACAAGTCGTTTCCCCCGCTCCAACAGTTCCAACTCCAGCAGGTAACGGCTGCCCCGTATGTGGTCCTGCCGCTTCTCTACGTTCAAGATGTGCTGCAGCTGGAATCGCCTGCAATTGGTAGTGGCATGTTTGCACACCAGAACTTTGGGGTGTGTCTGACCTAGCGAAAGTCCACAGACCGGATGCATATAAACCTGGCAAGGGCTGCACAGTACTCTTTGCCTGATTCATTACACTTTGCACTACAAAATATCAGTCAAATGCTCTGAACACCCACACTACCCCAGCGCTTCCACAAATATGCCCAACTACTTCTTCCCCAAAAGATATGGCACGTTCCATAACAAGTGAAGACATGTCCTACCTCCCCATAACAAGGACAACCTAATcacagtagtgcatgtgctgataacttcctgattagactactgcaatgcactctatgtggggctgcccttgaagacaacttggaagttacagctagtgcaaaatgcagcagctagactgctgaccggaACAACATGTaaacaccggtcttaaaagaattaCACTAGCTGCCTTTACGCTTctagtcagaattcaaggtggtgtcaatgacatttaaagccctaaaaggcttggaaCCTcaagggagcgcctctccctttatatgcctgcccaagatttgagatctgttggaggagccctcgtctgcatcccaccaatgcaagacatgcattatggtgggatgtgggagagggctttctctgttgtggcaccctgcttgtggaatactctccccttggaggcccgactagtGCCGACATTGGCTTTTTTTTGGTACCAAGTTTGCCtaaagttgcacatagttttaattgtttttattgctcttattattattttttactggttttagcttgttaatggtttaatatctttttagctgtgtacattatttgttttatactatttgattttatctgtatgttgcCCCGAGATCTCAATGATTTTAGTGTAAATAAACCCCTTTCATTACTTTCCTGCTGTATCACCATCCTTTCCTGTATGACCATCACATACTTGCTACAGCTCACAGTGTCACCCTCAGCCTCTGGGCTTGTCAAATGCTGATGAAAGAACGCTGGGAAGGTCTAGCCCCAAGCCACTAAAGATCAGCATCCTGGCTTGAACGGCCTGTAGTTCCCTCCTGCaagtagtgcaggggtgggggcaatgTTCAGCACATCCGCCCCAACCACTGGGAGCCGCATCCTGCCATCACTGCACTGCTGAATTTGCCACCATTCAGTGGTGGGGAAACCACTGCTTTCCCTTTTAAACAAGGTGTGTGGGGAGCAcgcttttgcttcttcttttttttaaaggcatgctCGCCTCTCAGTGCCTTATTTTAAACAGAAATTGGTGTTTTTCCTCCCAACCAAGTTTTGGCGACAAATTTAGAGGTGGGCTGGCAACAGTGGGGGCCACAAAATTAGCTGGGCGGTGGTGGCTGTGGACCGTGGCCACGTACTGCTCACCCCTGTGCTAGTGATTCTGCTGATGCAGGATCTAAGCACTCAAAAATTAGGCAACATGGCTGTAGGTTTAATCTGTGGTTCTCAACATGGCTGATCAGTAGAAATGACAAAAGATGTCAGGGAAAGCGGACGCTCACAACCCATATTCCTAGCTCTCCCAAGACATACCCAAAATTCTTCTGTAATGATTCACTCTTCATTTCACAAAGCGGTCTGGGGGCATTTCTAGCTGCCTACCCAGACCCCAAGAGTTCAAAATATAAATCCCAACATATATTCTATGCTACGGTCCCTATCCTGAACTGTAGTTCAGAGGAAGTGCGAGATACTTTCTGTTAAAGATGTCTAAGAAATAAGCCATGAACCAAATTAATTTGGATTTTAATGAATCTGACTGGCAGATTacgcagtggaccagcttttcatGAGTCCGGTGGAGTCCATGGACTTGCGGACCATTTCCCCAACCTTTggggattttgcacaaatttcgttattaaaaaaaaagaagactcaAAAATAATTGAAAAACTTTGgctaaaaatgcacataagctaaagtggaaaatgcacatttgcgcaaattcagaaacaaaaaataaaattaaaatctgattccgtcaagGGCCGGATGACGGAATGAAAGGCTTCTGACGATCTATGAAATACAGACGATTTTACAaccatctgtacatccctacttccTGTCTTACCCTTTGTGCCTCTGGTTGAGTTTCTTTAGGAATACTTTCGTGATCTCTAAGGCTTCCTTCTCTTTCAAGAGCAGGTTCCCTGAAGTGTTGCAGTTCAGGTCAATCCAGTCTGTCCGCAGCATCTGGAAGTCTATGCTATTGGCCTTGAAGGTCTGCTCCCAGTTCACTAGCTGGTCAAACAGAGGCACAGGCATGTATTCAAAgccctcttcctcttcatcagcctctttgtcctcttcttcttcttccagggccACCTGgtcttcatcctcttcctcttgcaCTGTTGGCTGAGGAGAATCGGACCTGGCAGGCTGCTGGGGATCCAGGTCCACCCTTCCCAAAATGACATTTGCAGCATCTGCTGCCTTATGCTTGGCTATATATGAATCTACCTGGTTGAGCCACTGGTCCTCATGAACAGGCTGCTCTTGGCGGGCTGCCCGTCTAGCTCCTTTGTCAAGTACTTGGGATTCTCTCCTCACTTTTGTGGTGTATAACGAAGGGTCCTTTTTTCTATTTGCATTAAGACTTAATTGATTTTGTTCTCCAGCCACTTTGGGCTTTTTGTTAATCTGCAAGCCATCCTCTCCCACTTTTCTCTTGGTGGCTGATAACACTTCGACATTTCCATCATGATGAGGGGAGTTTCTGGAGCTTTCTTTGACTCTGCCTTTCAAAGGTGGTCTCCTCATTGGTGAATTTGCCTGTGGGTTGGTTTTATTGCTCCTCTGAGCGATGGAAGCCATCCTCTGTCTTTTAACATCTTTGCTCTGTGTATCTTTTCTGGTAATTGATAAGAGAGTCCGATGCTTTTGTGGAGAATAATCATAAACATTTGTGTTTTCTGCAGCCACGACAGAATCGCTTTCAGCCTTTGGTCTAGTGGAATTTAACGGAGGAATTGTGTCTTCTGTTTCTGGGTCTGCATATTGGGCATCACCAAAATTGTCTTCTTCATAACCTGAAAAGATCATACACAACTATATAACTTATGCTTTGTTATTCATGTTCTGAGCAGAGCAAGGAATTAAACCACCTACCCATCTTCTTTTCTGTAGCAgtcattgtggcgttacaccccacacgtcaattccaaatgtatgtctgcagtttgtaagtctgtggtttttagaatgttggcctgagtgggcggagttcgaatgtcttgggtggggggaggagtgatatataagggaatgactgaggggattgtgagttcttgttcttgttcttgttccttTCAGGAaaggcttttcagggagacttgttgggtactcttagagtctgtagtgctctctgtatttatggtatttaagttctgggaaatttgagagtcagtgtagtgagtggtgtctttagggtgtgatgtgcacatagtggaagtatattaatcaatactgagaataaagaaagttcaagagtgattgtgtgagaaaaaggaaagcgcgaatgtgaatgagtgacaggattgtatgaaaggtttcgaaaaggtttttaaatgttgttatttgaaacaaagcttatgaacttttaaaaataaattttgattgttttgtttttaaactaccataaATAGCCCACATGTcggtttggcatttatcatcttaagtttacatatataacacccactctgacaatcattcacctaagcagatataactcacagcgcattattatatatattaaaatccttctccattttaaacccctttctccacatagtttggaggaaggtgggttttatcccttgcctcaggcgtatcaagcggtggtgcttggcttgagcagggagtagcctcggccgggtctggtgttcagagcctgtgtcgccccataagaagtggtggcagacgtgaggtctggtgttcagagcctgtgtcgtggcagtcatTTGTCAAAGAAacaagaaggggtgggtggggaatcaacCCTGTGTATGCACTCCATGAGCAACAATGACAGTATCACACCACTGTCAGTTCTTTAGGGGGGGGAAATAACGTCCATCACCAacctaaggatgggtgagaaatctgTTTAATTCTTATTTTAATGCCAACCTGACCAATTTTCACTTCCCAAAGCAATCTGTGAACTAAAATGCAATTATCCTTTGGTACTTGCACTTTTCCAAAATTTTGCGACGCAGTTCTGTGCTTTGAAAGTGCATACGAAATGCAAATATTTGGGAAATGTGTAAACAAAAATGCGTATatcagtaaaaaaataaagttcAAAATGCTTTATATTAGGAAAAACTGCTTGAAAAAATGAGTATATTAGACAAGTttgtatatatatacaaaaatatatatattaggagaaatgtttaatgtttactttgaaaaaactgaaactgaaattgacagattcctctctctctgttctaGCCTGATTCTTTCTTCCTAGCTATGTGAGTTGCACACTATATATTGCCATCCTATACGTTGCATATTGTATGTGAGGGCCATACATATATTGCATGGGGAACCCATGACGGGAGTTCTCACcgttgtttttaagaaaaatgaAATGCAGCAGTAGGGGGCTGTCAATTTGCTTGCAGCATTAGCTGCAGTGAGGTGGGAGAGAGAGTATTTAAGCCTTTCTCCCTGTGTGGTTTCCCAATCTAAATTGACCTGCCTCAAGCTGCTGTTTTCCCAGCAGGAGAAAAATACAGGCATCCTGATTTTTTCTTTTGATGTAGTTGTTGTATTTTGAACAGGGAAAGACATGCTTCCACACGAACGAAGCGTCATGTCCAAGTTTGCCAAGTTTCTCATTCTGGTTTTATGTTCTTTGCCACAGATAAGAAACCAACTCCTCTGATTTAATCCATTGCAAGCTTTCTGTTCTTTTATTACTTAGTTATAAAGCAAAAGGAGAGGCAGCTGACACCATCCTTCCACATCTGCCAAGAATATGTATACCTGGCAGTTTGGTTGTTTCTTCAGAATCTAGATTTCTCCACTCTGGATGGTCCATTTTCATGTACTTGGAAAATCCAAATCTACAGGAGTTAAAAAGGCAGGAGAAGGCATGAGAAGTGTTTCCATGTTGAACtttgtgttgtttattcgttcaatcgtttccgactcttcgtgacttcatggaccagcccacgccagagctttctgtcggctgtcgccacccctagctcccccaaggtcaagtctgtcacctccagaatatcatccatccatcttgcccttggtcggcccctcttccttttgccttccactttccctagcatcagcctcttctccagggtacccAGCAATTAATACTCCCCTTCTTACACCTGACATCTCTTCAGCTTCTGGCGGTGATTTTATGCAATCAACAGAATCAAGTGCTAAAGGTTTTCCTTGACTGTTGCAATTTCAGGCTGCAGGTACAGACTACGTGTTTATACTTTTCCCTGGATAAAACTCCCCACACATAGAAAAATAGCATGTTGTCAGAGAAAGTCTTGCAGTAGTGTTCAGTCTGACAAGCTTTTTATGTGCAGGGAGTTTTATTTAAAGAGAAGCACTCTAATGCCTGCAGCCTGAAAGTAGTATAGTCTGGGGAAACCTTTACCACGTGATTCTGCTCACTTTATAAACTGGTCTTCAGTCCTGTTACAATATTCCTTGCATTTCTC
Proteins encoded in this region:
- the B4GALNT3 gene encoding beta-1,4-N-acetylgalactosaminyltransferase 3 — translated: MRRRPLQLSKVLRRRFRLLLILGLLAVGLCAAYLEVVALTDGGGHPLNRRYGSWGELAKALGNQESPILDPSLQFYLPQKPKYQIENRATGRNQSNRTDSTASDNSASLRLELRGQVNLHVFEDWCGGSIEQLRRNLHFPLYPHTRTTLKKLAASPQWKNYGLRIFGYLHPFSDGEFQFAIAADDNAEFWLSPGKNISDLQLLASVGKTGNEWTAPGEFGKFRSQQSKPVKLSATNRYYFEVLHKQDDKGTDHVEVAWKLSDPETKFAIIDSQFLSLYANETLFKMDEVGHIPQTLATRMSRISHHEGATEHAADMLKPDPRDTIYKLPLIGKSQIRRILPDCPYKPSYLVSGFPLDRYQGLQFVHLSFVYPNDYSRLSHMETHNKCFYQESPYYLERFGFSKYMKMDHPEWRNLDSEETTKLPGYEEDNFGDAQYADPETEDTIPPLNSTRPKAESDSVVAAENTNVYDYSPQKHRTLLSITRKDTQSKDVKRQRMASIAQRSNKTNPQANSPMRRPPLKGRVKESSRNSPHHDGNVEVLSATKRKVGEDGLQINKKPKVAGEQNQLSLNANRKKDPSLYTTKVRRESQVLDKGARRAARQEQPVHEDQWLNQVDSYIAKHKAADAANVILGRVDLDPQQPARSDSPQPTVQEEEDEDQVALEEEEEDKEADEEEEGFEYMPVPLFDQLVNWEQTFKANSIDFQMLRTDWIDLNCNTSGNLLLKEKEALEITKVFLKKLNQRHKGRFQLQHILNVEKRQDHIRGSRYLLELELLERGKRLVRISEYIFARNWHGASSDEEKIMKDMAWGHRRHLMASPDEPVLCWPSAFYWNHRAVVHFIVPVKNQARWVLQFISDMEELFRVTKDPNFNVIITDYSSDDMDVERALKRSSLHRYQYLRLTGNFERSAGLQAGIDLVKDFHSIVFLCDLHIHFPVGIIDSIRKHCVEGKMAFAPMVMRLQCGASPQRPDGYWEVNGFGLLGIYKSDLVRIGGMNTNEFREKWGGEDWELLDRIFQAGLEVERLSLRNFFHHFHSKRGMWNRRPLKI